One region of Vidua macroura isolate BioBank_ID:100142 chromosome 21, ASM2450914v1, whole genome shotgun sequence genomic DNA includes:
- the GSN gene encoding gelsolin isoform X1: MGRKDFNYLFLAIFCTMALKLNSVSSMSVAGLGYVTAALVLSAVPVSMVEHAEFLKAGKEPGLQIWRVEKFDLVPVPKNLYGDFFTGDSYLVLNTIKQRSGNLQYDLHFWLGDESSQDERGAAAIFTVQMDEHLQGKAVQHREVQGHESPTFLGYFKSGIKYKAGGVASGFRHVVPNEVTVQRLLQVKGRRTVRATEVPVSWDSFNTGDCFILDLGSNIFQWCGSQSNRQERLKATVLAKGIRDNERNGRAKVYVSEEGSEREEMLQVLGPKPNLPAGASDETKTDTANRKLAKLYKVSNGAGNMAVSLVADENPFSQTALSTDDCFILDHGTDGKIFVWKGKGANSEEKKAALKTASEFIDKMGYPKHTQIQVLPESGETPLFKQFFKNWRDKDQTEGLGQPHVSGHVAKIEQVPFDAATLHSSKAMAAQHGMEDDGSGKKQIWRIEGSEKVPVDPATYGQFYGGDSYIILYDYQHDGKRGQIIYTWQGADSTQDEIATSAFLTVQLDEELGGSPVQKRVVQGKEPPHLMSMFGGKPLVVYKGGTSREGGQSAPAATRLFQVRSSTSGATRAVELDPTASQLNSNDAFVLKTPSAAFLWVGQGASNAEKSGAQELLKILGARPVQVAEGKEPDNFWAALGGKAPYRTSPRLKDKKMDTHPPRLFACSNKSGRFTIEEVPGDLTQDDLATDDVMLLDTWDQVFVWIGKDAQEEEKTEALKSAKRYIDTDPSTRDKRTPVTIVKQGFEPPTFSGWFLGWDDDYWAVDPLQRAMADVDV; this comes from the exons ATGGGCAGGAAGGACTTCAATTATCTTTTCCTCGCCATTTTCTGCACAATGGCTCTGAAGCTGAACTCTGTCAGCTCCATGTCTGTGGCAGGGCTTGGATATGTTACAGCAGCTCTTGTGCTTTCAGCTGTG CCTGTCAGCATGGTGGAACACGCCGAGTTTTTGAAGGCTGGGAAGGAACCCGGCCTTCAGATCTGGAGGGTCGAGAAATTTGATTTGGTGCCAGTGCCAAAAAACCTGTACGGAGACTTCTTCACTGGAGATTCCTACCTGGTGCTGAACACCATCAAGCAGCGCAGCGGGAACCTCCAGTACGACCTGCACTTCTGGTTGG GTGATGAAAGCTCTCAGGATGAGCGTGGGGCTGCTGCCATCTTCACTGTGCAGATGGATGAGCACCTGCAGGGGAAGGCTGTGCAGCACCGCGAGGTGCAGGGCCACGAGTCCCCCACCTTCCTGGGCTACTTCAAATCTGGCATCAAATACAAG GCTGGTGGTGTGGCTTCTGGCTTCAGGCACGTGGTTCCCAACGAGGTCActgtgcagaggctgctgcaggtcaaAGGCAGGCGAACAGTCCGGGCCACGGAGGTTCCTGTGAGCTGGGACAGCTTCAACACAGGGGATTGTTTCATCCTGGACCTGGGCAGT aacaTCTTCCAATGGTGTGGCTCCCAGAGCAACCGCCAGGAGCGGCTGAAGGCCACGGTGCTGGCCAAGGGGATCCGGGACAACGAGCGCAACGGGCGCGCCAAGGTCTACGTGTCAGAGGAGGGATCCGAGCGCGAGGAAATGCTCCAG GTTCTGGGACCAAAGCCCAATTTGCCAGCAGGAGCTTCTGATGAGACCAAAACTGACACAGCCAACAGGAAACTGGCTAAGCTGTACAAG GTCTCCAATGGGGCTGGGAACATGGCAGTGTCCCTGGTGGCAGATGAGAACCCCTTCTCCCAGACAGCCCTGAGTACAGATGACTGCTTCATCCTGGACCACGGCACAGATGGAAAGATCTTTGTTTGGAAAG GCAAAGGTGCCAACTCTGAAGAGAAGAAGGCAGCACTGAAAACAGCCTCAGAGTTCATTGACAAGATGGGTTATCCCAAACACACCCAG ATCCAAGTCCTCCCTGAGAGTGGTGAGACACCTCTGTTCAAGCAATTCTTCAAGAACTGGCGGGACAAGGACCAGACagaagggctggggcagcctcacgTTTCTGGCCACGTTGCCAAGATTGAGCAGGTCCCTTTCGACGCGGCCACCCTGCACAGCTCCAAGGCCATGGCTGCCCAGCACGGCATGGAGGATGATGGCTCTGGCAAGAAACAG ATCTGGAGAATTGAAGGCTCCGAGAAGGTGCCGGTGGACCCCGCCACGTACGGGCAGTTCTACGGCGGGGACAGCTACATCATCCTGTACGATTACCAGCACGACGGGAAGCGGGGACAGATCATTTACACCTG GCAGGGCGCCGACTCCACACAGGATGAGATTGCAACCTCGGCGTTCCTCACAGTACAGCTGGAtgaggagctgggaggcagcCCCGTGCAG aaacgAGTAGTGCAAGGGAAAGAGCCCCCTCACCTGATGAGCATGTTTGGTGGAAAGCCCTTGGTTGTTTACAAGGGTGGAACCTCGAGGGAAGGAGGCCAGAGCGCCCCTGCGGCAACGCGGCTGTTCCAGGTCCGCTCCAGCACCTCCGGAGCCACCAGAGCAGTGGAG CTGGATCCTACAGCCAGTCAGCTGAACTCCAATGATGCCTTTGTCCTGAAAActccctctgctgccttcctgtgGGTTGGCCAAGGAGCCAGCAACGCTGAGAAATCaggagcacaggagctgctgaagaTACTGGGAGCTCGCCCAGTACAGGTTGCTGAGGGCAAAGAGCCAG ACAATTTCTGGGCAGCCTTGGGTGGCAAAGCTCCGTACCGCACCTCGCCCCGCCTCAAGGACAAGAAGATGGACACTCACCCCCCGCGTCTCTTCGCGTGCTCCAACAAGAGCGGGCGCTTCACC ATTGAAGAAGTTCCTGGAGATCTGACTCAGGATGACCTTGCCACAGATGATGTGATGCTCCTGGACACATGGGATCAG